The region TATGTATCTGATACAAATTTGGCGGGACTCCCGTCTGTTCATCTGTTCCGCCAGTCGGTTCCTACCGGTTTCCTTCAAGCAGGCATATCCATGCCTTGGAACGTAATCAATGGCGCGGTCGGCATAATTTGGAGGGTTACACTGACTCGGACAGCAAATCAACAGGTTTATATCATCAGATTACGCGTCTCAACCATGGTTCGTCTTGTCAATTGAAACACGGCGAACTTGCTAATGCTCGCATTGCTAGGCGCAGCGGAATATCGAAGATTAATACGAGACCGCAAACAAGCAGTCATATAAACCGCAAATTGGACCATCCATCAGAGATGCCAATGTGTGGCACATTGCGGGCGTGACCAGCCACGGAAAGTATACTACAGCCTGCAAGAGAGCTGCCTTTTTTACGTGATCGAAAATCGGACATTGGAGCGCTTATTCCGTATCAACTGGTCAAATTCCTCTGTAAAGTCTTCGAAAGAAAGCTAACGTCTGGTCGCATGAGCAGCAGCGTCGGGCCTCCTGGCCTAGGTGCCGCTGGCAGACAGTCAAAAAGTCTTCCCTTTGCCATCGATCATAGACAGTAGTCATTTGGGCACTCACCAGGTCGGAGTTTGGGCATAACTGATCCGCATGCGAAACCTGGCAGACAACAGTCACAGCACACAAATGCACTCGTGCAATTGAGTTGTCTGAGACAAAAGGCGACGGTTACGGTTACGGAGTTCCATAACATAACAAATACCGGCGTCACTATCAGGTGATTGAGTGAAATTCACGTCTGTAGTTGTCTCACTAGACTACGTAAGTTATGTGTGCTCGTGAGTCTGATCGCCGGCGAAATATGTTGAGGGCCGAGATAGCCTTTCACATGTATATGATTCACGTGGCCAAATGCCGCTCCATCCCCCTCACTGCCGATGAGGATTTCTGACATATGACTATTGTAGAGCCAAATTAGGACAAGTCAACGTAAATAAGTGAGACCAACCAATTCTGTAAGAGTCTCAGGATGTATTAGTCGAGTACCTAAATACGTTGCTTGCTCTTGGCAGCGGTCGActtgttgctgccatggacCTATTTCACTTGTTGAACGCTCCCATAAAAGTTTTTCATTGTCCTACTTTATTGGAGATGGCGATCGCAAATCTAGTTCGTAACATAGCCATGTGCCATTTAGTTTTACGACCATTGTTGGGGTGGCATCACCGTAAGGCACGACTCCCATTGCAACGCTGCTATAATCGGTGATACTGACGTTGCAGCACGAGCTGTTGCAGCTTGAAAAGAATTCTTCTACTTATGAATTACTAGACTTCTGAACAATTAAACGATTTGCGTTTGCTTTCCCTACTACTCAACCGTACGCTGTCTTTATAGATTATCTCCTATTCCACATACCCTAGACCTCGATGGTACATAAAGTTTTGCCCGTCTTTGAAGCATCGGCCGACGTTGAAATTCAGTTGAACGGGCTGATAAAGGCAGAAATGTCTTCTGAGTCGTTTTGATAGGTGCAATCGGATTTGGTTCTGCTATTGTTGTCGACGTGGGTGGCTTTATGGAGTTGCTTGTGTGAGTTTGCAGATGGGACCAATTCAACCTCTAGGTCTAACAGGTGGGTACATGTATAGAGTATATGGTGAAAAGTCTTTGCCTTTATCCCGGTACACACTAACAAAGCTCGATATGCTTTAGCAAACAACGCGATttgcgatacctttccccCATGttgttcaacattgaatactCTCGACTCCCCACCGTAAATGGAAGGTCAGAGTCAAGTGCCAAATTTATGGCACATACTGGTTTGGAAGAGCATAACAAGCTAGTGTTAAACCAATTCACATAAAGCTAACCTCTCATCATATTCTATGAGTTTATCGTCTCAGACCGTACCGTTCAAACATTGCTGGGCGCAACAGAATCGATGGCAGTTTTGGTTTGGAAAACACTTCCACCAAAAACAAGACTCAATCATCCCAAAAGTCCTTGCCGCCGTACTTATTCCCCAGCATCGCCGTCCCTTTCACCTGAACGCCGTCATACTTGTGAGAGCCTCCCATCGCACCACCTTTCCAGTCACCACTGTACGCATCACCAGCATGCGCTTTcccatcaaccacaacattCAAGTACTGATGACCAGTGAGAACTTCCTTTGCAGCGGATTCGAGCAGACTGTCCACACTCTTGGCTGAGTTCTCGACCAACGCTACGCTGTCCTTGCTCCCAAGTTCAGCAACTTCTTGCTGAGCCAGAGCAATTTGCGCCTTCGGTGCTGGGAATAGCCTCTCAATATTCTCAATTAGCGAGGTGATGTCGTCAATCAGGTTTCGAAGGTCCGCCTTGCGATAAATCGCCCATGTCGTAAGCTTCAAGAAACTGGCTCCTTTTTGGCGCTTTACTGCCAGCtctctcatcttcctctgcaACGCTACATTGGGAGGATCCATTTCGGTCAAAGAAATAGTTGAGAGATCGTCATCAGGTTTTGCAACCGACTTGTACTTTTTCGAGATTTCTTCAGTCTTGGCGAATAGGCCGATGATTTGCAGCAACGCATCCTTTGCTAGTTGTGTTTccgctgctgttgcgttGGTCTTGCCCAGATTCGGATCGTGGTAAATATTCACAGACTCGCCCCAGCGTGTGAGACGCAGTCTCGCGCAACTCAGGGAAAGCAAATCAGTTTGGAAATCTCGCCCGAAATGGCGGCCAATCTGCACATATTCGAAACAGTCGACGCATGCCGTGAATGCGGCAGCAACTCCCACTGCACCGGACACAATGCCGAAAGGTTCTGCCATCTGGAGAGATAATGTGAAGCTGAAGATGCGAGTCGTTGGATGCAGTGAATGAGAAAAAATTAGACTTGGATTGCACGTTTGTTATAGAGCACAACTGCACATAGTTCTTGCGCAACCTGTGGCTCAATTTACGGATTTAAGCATCGTCTTTCAGGCTTGAAGTTGCCAGGGTTCAGGTAGCGGAGAAtaatgttttcttttctttgctcAATTCGACTCTTGTCGCTCTAGGCGGCGTTCCATGAGTGTCCAGTCGTTAGCTTATCTGTAGCTGAGCACTCAATGCTTGTTTGAGCGGTGGTCACTCCGAACTATCGATTAGTTAGTTCCTCATGAAGGCTTCGGATTTGACGCAAGCCATGCAACCCCCTGCGCATTATGTCCGGCTGAAAAAGCAACTGTCTTCGTGAAGTGAGACGTGCATGATGCGGCTATCGCCTCATCTTAAACTCTGAGCCCGTATTTCCGGCTGATTGGAACTTTCTTTCAAGCGGCTTTCATGATAGGTCACTCATGACTTGctccttttgctgcttctgcatGATGAGAGGCGGTGGTAACCACGTGTGCTAGGGGCACAGCTGAGGAATATTGAACGCCACAGAAACAAATACTTGACCCAGCGGCATGAAGAATGCAACCCTAGCTTTGATGACTCGAATTGTAATGAACA is a window of Pochonia chlamydosporia 170 chromosome 5, whole genome shotgun sequence DNA encoding:
- a CDS encoding prion-inhibition and propagation domain-containing protein, producing the protein MAEPFGIVSGAVGVAAAFTACVDCFEYVQIGRHFGRDFQTDLLSLSCARLRLTRWGESVNIYHDPNLGKTNATAAETQLAKDALLQIIGLFAKTEEISKKYKSVAKPDDDLSTISLTEMDPPNVALQRKMRELAVKRQKGASFLKLTTWAIYRKADLRNLIDDITSLIENIERLFPAPKAQIALAQQEVAELGSKDSVALVENSAKSVDSLLESAAKEVLTGHQYLNVVVDGKAHAGDAYSGDWKGGAMGGSHKYDGVQVKGTAMLGNKYGGKDFWDD